The genomic stretch TTTATTATATTTGCTTAGAAACCAGTTGTCTGGGACTCGAAGTTTTCCTGCTTGGTGTTGCTAAGTTGGAACTGAGTTTGGATGTTTTTCTTTCTTGCTTCTCCGGTATCCATCGTTTTCAGTTATTTGTGTTTTCCTCTAGCAATGTTCATTGATGTTTTAAAACGCAAATCAAGGGATGCTCAGCTTGATTATTTGTTTGCTTGGTCATTATTTTACGGTGCGTTTGATtcggggttatccttgataatcttGATTATTCATTCAAGATTATTAAcgaaaattttatttgatttaggtaatcgatgattttcGAATAATATTTAGCAAAAGGGGCATGGAATCCGGAatcgaaaattttgaaaattgagattTTTCTTGTTTTTGGATTAACGaaatttttttatccaaaatattctcgaataagagaaaaatgtgataaaaaagaaaaatgtaaagaaaaaaataaaaataaaatatatttttttttaaaataaaaaatgtaaaaaaacattaagaaattaaaaaaatagaaaaaatattaaaaaatttaaaaataaagaaagggaaaaataaaaaatagaaaaaaataggaaaaatgtaaaaaaaataaaaaaatgtaaaaaaaattaaaaaaaataaaaaattttaaaaattgaaaaaaaaataaaaaaaaataaaaaacacataaaaataaagaaaaacgtaaaaaaagaaaaattaaaaaatgtagagttaataataataataataataataataataatatatggttAGTTTTGTAACTAAgtgtaatatagtaaaatattaaattaggttatttattaaaatcttcaaacaaacaagtttttgttgcattatcttgattgaaccaaacaacatttggttatgttttaatCCTCATAATCTTTGTTATGCGATTACTTGATAATCATATAATCAAGATTATACAtaataatttaaaccaaacaCACctgactaaaaataaaaaaaataatgataatttatCCACATTAGGAATTGAAACtaaattttatgatttaattGGAATTTAACTAATTGAGTTCCCCCACCCTATAACACGTTTTTCAGACGTTGCCATTCTTTTATTCTTCctttatatcttttcctttctttatataattAATGAGAAAACTCTAATTTTACCCTAAAGTTActtgtttttttaaaaacatcTACATAAATTTCAAAGCATCAacgtcaaaatacttttgaactTTTTTATCATTTACCATCAACCGCTAACGTTATAAAAATGACGATGAaatgataatttataattttaatgaaataagATTATATATTTGTTACATCATTAACTTATTGTTAGTGATGTTATTAATTAGAAATAAGACAATGAGAATTTGCAAACTCTATAGGGTAATGAAACAAAAAGCAAAACCTGAGTGTTAAAATGAAATATTCCCTGATCAATTCGTCGTTCGCTTTTAAAAAGCCGACCTTTGCCTCCGGCGATGGCAGCCATGGCGAACCAGCATCAGCCGCAGCAGCATCCTGTGGCCGTAAACGAAGATGAATTCTTCGAGCACATATTCTCCATGCCGACGTCCTACGCCTCTGTCGTGGAGGCCGGAGCACCACTCCATCGGAGTTCAGCGGACTCTGGCGGCGTCCTCCGGGGTGGCCCTTTCCCGCTAGGGCTTAGCTTGCAGCACGGCTTATCGAGCGCGAACCAGCCTCGTGAGGAACCCGATAGGAAGGCGGTGAGTGAATGATCGGTTCCCTTCCCTCGCTCCTCTTAGTTCGGATTTTTGATGTTTCCATTCGGGCTCTGTGGATCTGAAACAGATTAGGGATGCGTTCTCGTCAGCAGGGATGTTTACGCCTGGGTTAGAGCACGTTCAGCCGCATCAAATTCGTTCTAATCCTGTAAGCTGACATATGAAAATCCCTCCTTCTATGATTCAATCTTCAATTAGTATGCTTGTTCTACTCAGTTTCTCTTTACTTTGTGGATAAGATGGCTTCCTTTTTCCCCTGGGGTTCTccaaatttgaaattttctacgAATTAATAAAGTTGAAATCAAGAGATTTAagtaagaaataaagaaaatgatCTCTACAAGCTATGTGATGTCTAGAAGCTGAAAAGTCATGGATCTTTTCCTCGAGTTAGTGCTAGGGTGATGTTTGATTTAGCTGATACACTGGAAGAACACAAGGAATAATGCATCAACAAACAAAGATGTTTCCGTTCCAAGAACTAGGAAAATGTTTACTGAGCTAAAAATTCATTGTTTGCTGATCAAATCTAACATAGAATGTTTGATTCAGCTGCTTTTCCATTTCTATCTCATCTATCTAATTTTTCTCTCTCATATACCGGTTAATTTTTCTGATACTCTTGTAGAATTTATATTTTGTGATCTTGTTCATTTTTAGCTTCATTGAGGTTATTTTTCAAACTTGTTTAGGCTTTCCACAGTCAAGTAAGACAAGGGGGAGTTGCTGTAATGCCCCAACAACGTCCGAAGGTGCGAGCAAGGCGCGGCCAAGCCACTGACCCTCATAGCATTGCCGAGCGGGTAGGTTATGCATCTGTAACACAAATAGATGGCCTAAAATTTCTCactaattttatttgattttgcaTCTCTTGCCAACATAGTTAACAATTCAAACTATTTAGTTGTTTTACTTTTCTGGTTGTCTAAAAATGACCTGTTACGATGATTTGTGCTCAAATAATTGGTCGAGTATTAGTCACTTAACCT from Zingiber officinale cultivar Zhangliang chromosome 5B, Zo_v1.1, whole genome shotgun sequence encodes the following:
- the LOC121984880 gene encoding transcription factor bHLH7-like translates to MAAMANQHQPQQHPVAVNEDEFFEHIFSMPTSYASVVEAGAPLHRSSADSGGVLRGGPFPLGLSLQHGLSSANQPREEPDRKAIRDAFSSAGMFTPGLEHVQPHQIRSNPAFHSQVRQGGVAVMPQQRPKVRARRGQATDPHSIAERLRRERIAERIRALHDLVPNINKTDRAAMLDEILDYVKFLRLQVKVLSMSRLGGAGAVAQLIAEIPLLVEGEAVWEKCSTDGTERQVAKLMQEDIGAAMQLLQSKSLCMMPISLAMAMCDTHQPEAQMLKPKPNSPS